In one Thermodesulfobium acidiphilum genomic region, the following are encoded:
- the groES gene encoding co-chaperone GroES produces MNLKPLGDRIIVEPVEAEEKTLSGIVLPDTAKEKPQEGIVVAVGPGRILDNGTRVPLEVKVGDRVVFAKYGGTEIKINSKDYLILSERDIYAIKG; encoded by the coding sequence ATGAATCTTAAACCATTGGGCGATCGCATAATTGTAGAGCCTGTGGAAGCTGAAGAGAAAACTTTATCGGGTATTGTATTGCCAGACACTGCAAAAGAAAAACCACAAGAAGGAATCGTAGTAGCGGTTGGGCCAGGAAGGATTCTTGACAATGGAACGAGGGTTCCGCTGGAGGTAAAAGTAGGAGACAGAGTTGTGTTTGCCAAGTATGGTGGTACAGAGATTAAGATTAACTCAAAGGATTATCTAATCCTTTCAGAACGCGATATATATGCTATTAAAGGATAA
- a CDS encoding adenine deaminase C-terminal domain-containing protein → MLDVAINNCFIPDFERNIFIKASVGIRENLISYNTLNHYGLNIYSQVKEGSFANLVLFKDFKEFEICKVIVNGKIIDNFNTKQKRFSKAFLNSLEGGLVYFDGEYFTQVVLPLAGILSNLDEDNLISELGRLNAIVKKNGCKLSEICLAR, encoded by the coding sequence ATGCTTGACGTTGCAATTAATAACTGTTTTATACCAGACTTTGAAAGAAATATATTTATTAAAGCCTCTGTTGGCATAAGAGAAAATCTAATTTCATATAACACTCTTAATCATTATGGCTTAAATATTTACTCTCAAGTCAAAGAGGGAAGTTTCGCCAACCTTGTTTTATTTAAGGATTTTAAAGAATTTGAGATTTGTAAGGTAATAGTTAACGGTAAAATAATAGACAATTTTAATACAAAGCAAAAAAGATTTTCAAAAGCATTTCTTAACTCCTTAGAGGGGGGGCTTGTATACTTTGATGGAGAATATTTTACACAAGTAGTATTGCCTCTTGCTGGTATATTATCAAACTTAGATGAAGACAATTTAATTTCTGAATTGGGCAGGTTGAACGCTATTGTTAAAAAAAATGGCTGTAAGCTAAGCGAGATCTGTTTGGCACGCTAA
- a CDS encoding MOSC domain-containing protein yields MGKILSINVSKKKGDIKKPVNEVLLVKNFGIKGDAHFGFGHRQVSLLSIFSLDRAREKNKDLNFGDFAENFTVDIDLSTLTIGTKLKLGNSIISISQIGKECHTKCAIYNRIGDCIMPKEGYFASVEEGGIVRVGDTIEILLN; encoded by the coding sequence ATGGGAAAAATATTGTCTATAAATGTTAGCAAGAAAAAGGGCGATATTAAAAAACCAGTTAATGAAGTTTTATTGGTAAAAAATTTTGGGATTAAAGGCGATGCACATTTTGGCTTTGGTCACAGACAAGTTAGCCTTTTAAGCATATTTAGTCTAGATAGAGCTAGAGAAAAAAATAAGGACTTGAATTTTGGAGATTTTGCAGAAAATTTTACTGTTGATATAGATCTAAGCACACTTACAATAGGAACAAAATTGAAATTGGGCAATTCTATAATATCTATTAGTCAAATTGGAAAAGAGTGCCACACAAAGTGTGCAATCTATAATAGAATAGGTGACTGCATAATGCCAAAGGAGGGTTATTTTGCATCGGTAGAAGAGGGAGGTATAGTAAGAGTTGGTGATACAATTGAAATATTGTTAAATTAA
- a CDS encoding methylated-DNA--[protein]-cysteine S-methyltransferase: MICFSCLPYKYSNIYLIKEDEFITRVFLNDTSFLYFFEKFRPVRNDLILNDEITQLAEYLNGKRKKFNIKFKLLGTEFQKLIWDRILCIEYADVKTYSDIAIEIKMPSAARAVGSTCRKNVLPIIVPCHRVVSKKDMGGFFGKNSEFLIIKSYLLNLERAS; encoded by the coding sequence ATGATTTGCTTTTCTTGCCTGCCATACAAATATTCAAATATATATCTAATAAAAGAAGACGAATTTATTACAAGGGTTTTTCTAAATGATACTAGTTTTTTATATTTTTTTGAAAAGTTTAGACCAGTAAGAAATGATTTAATTTTAAATGACGAGATAACACAATTAGCTGAATATTTAAACGGAAAAAGAAAAAAATTCAATATTAAATTTAAACTTTTGGGCACTGAATTTCAAAAATTAATTTGGGATAGAATATTATGCATAGAATACGCAGATGTTAAAACATATTCTGATATTGCAATTGAAATCAAAATGCCTTCTGCCGCAAGAGCAGTGGGAAGTACCTGTCGAAAAAATGTACTTCCTATTATTGTCCCCTGTCATAGAGTTGTTTCAAAAAAGGATATGGGTGGGTTTTTTGGTAAAAACAGCGAATTCCTTATAATTAAATCATATCTTTTAAATTTAGAAAGGGCTTCTTGA
- a CDS encoding MBL fold metallo-hydrolase — translation MDEKFLIETIKGKTSYIRGPVNCGFYENCMIDTPWEMHNHKKINPQYLLLTHGHADHFRMAFLFRGKGTKVVAPKEECIFVENPEINVRATFSWAIPPDAMVSSLMKGIPCKVDIYSENFFYPGITVVPLPGHSISQVGYLTSDKIFFTGDALYTKELWKTFPLPYSIDPLLVKQSLKRIGSIEFDYLVPGHGKILSKREATEEIEYHIEKINEIDDLILKLLESPCSTEEIISDVLSSLEIDNSLAQYWIAVTVIKSHLSALTRVNKVDFFLENARVYWERVK, via the coding sequence ATGGATGAGAAATTTCTTATAGAAACGATTAAAGGAAAGACATCATACATACGGGGTCCTGTAAACTGTGGATTTTATGAAAACTGCATGATAGATACTCCATGGGAGATGCACAATCACAAAAAGATAAACCCACAATATTTGCTTTTAACTCATGGACACGCAGATCACTTCAGAATGGCCTTTTTATTTAGAGGAAAAGGAACAAAGGTAGTGGCCCCCAAAGAAGAGTGTATCTTCGTAGAAAATCCGGAAATAAACGTAAGGGCAACTTTTAGCTGGGCCATACCTCCCGATGCAATGGTCAGCTCTCTTATGAAAGGCATTCCATGCAAAGTCGATATATACAGCGAGAACTTTTTTTATCCAGGAATTACAGTAGTCCCCCTGCCAGGCCATTCTATATCTCAGGTGGGCTATCTTACATCCGATAAAATTTTTTTCACAGGCGATGCGCTATACACAAAGGAACTGTGGAAAACATTTCCATTGCCATATTCCATCGACCCTTTACTAGTAAAACAGTCTCTTAAGAGAATCGGCAGCATTGAATTTGATTACCTTGTTCCAGGTCATGGCAAGATCCTGTCTAAAAGGGAGGCAACAGAAGAGATAGAATATCATATAGAGAAGATTAACGAGATAGATGACCTTATCCTAAAGCTTTTGGAATCTCCCTGCTCAACTGAAGAGATAATATCAGACGTCTTATCATCACTTGAAATAGACAATTCTCTTGCTCAGTATTGGATTGCAGTAACTGTTATAAAGAGCCACCTGAGCGCTCTTACCAGGGTAAATAAGGTTGACTTCTTTTTAGAAAACGCAAGGGTTTATTGGGAAAGGGTTAAATAA
- a CDS encoding MFS transporter, which produces MDRSQLDDMLKRTLSRRYFNVILPLFIASVLAFLDRLNLSYAALTMNKALGFSPEVFGFGAGILFWGYIIFEVPGAIFAAKWSASKWIVRILITWSIATTLMMFVRTPIEFYIIRFLIGAAEASFYPVCYAIFFPRWFAPNERARAISIMLTSLLVASIIGSPLAGIIIGTSMFNLVGWQLLFLVEGCLSLLLGIVLWFWLKDWPKDVSWLTDEEKLLFSDLYQHEITAKNKVRKYTLWEGLKDPEVLKLGFIYFMWIVGFWGFGFWLPTVLKSVSGLSNANVSFLVTIPMVLSLIGFLIVGNSSSKSGEKRYHVALPLFVGAIGLAGIALTTDPILNFVFINLAAIGVYSGMGVWWSVPTTFLSETAAAGAIGLINSIGNIGGWVGPFLIGIIKSYTGSYTLAYLFLALCLIVSGILIFTLSKKRPTDYL; this is translated from the coding sequence TTGGACAGAAGTCAATTGGATGATATGTTAAAAAGAACATTGAGTAGAAGGTATTTCAACGTCATTTTACCATTGTTTATTGCTTCTGTATTGGCGTTTCTAGATCGTCTCAATTTGAGTTACGCTGCACTAACTATGAATAAGGCTTTAGGTTTTTCACCTGAGGTTTTCGGCTTTGGTGCGGGTATTCTGTTTTGGGGATATATAATTTTTGAAGTTCCTGGTGCAATATTTGCAGCAAAGTGGAGCGCGTCAAAATGGATTGTAAGAATTCTTATCACCTGGAGTATAGCTACGACTTTGATGATGTTTGTTAGGACTCCGATTGAATTTTATATTATTAGGTTTTTAATAGGGGCTGCTGAAGCAAGCTTTTATCCAGTGTGTTATGCCATCTTTTTTCCAAGGTGGTTTGCGCCAAATGAAAGAGCCAGAGCAATTTCTATTATGCTCACCTCTCTACTGGTTGCAAGTATTATTGGATCTCCATTAGCGGGCATTATAATTGGGACATCAATGTTTAATTTAGTTGGATGGCAGCTTTTATTTCTTGTAGAGGGTTGCTTGTCGCTTCTTCTTGGTATAGTTTTATGGTTTTGGCTCAAAGATTGGCCTAAAGATGTAAGTTGGTTAACAGATGAAGAAAAACTTCTATTTTCTGATCTTTATCAGCATGAAATAACCGCTAAAAACAAGGTAAGAAAATACACATTGTGGGAAGGTCTCAAAGATCCTGAGGTTCTAAAGCTTGGTTTTATATATTTCATGTGGATAGTAGGCTTTTGGGGTTTTGGATTTTGGTTGCCCACTGTTTTGAAATCGGTTTCAGGCTTATCTAACGCAAATGTTAGTTTTTTGGTTACAATACCAATGGTGCTTTCTCTAATAGGATTTTTAATTGTTGGAAATTCGTCTTCTAAAAGTGGTGAAAAGAGATATCATGTAGCACTGCCGCTATTTGTAGGAGCTATAGGTTTAGCTGGTATAGCACTAACTACTGATCCAATTTTAAACTTTGTTTTTATTAACCTTGCTGCAATAGGCGTATATAGTGGAATGGGAGTTTGGTGGTCTGTTCCTACTACCTTTTTGTCAGAAACTGCAGCTGCAGGTGCAATTGGTTTGATTAATTCTATTGGAAATATAGGAGGATGGGTAGGTCCATTTTTAATTGGAATTATAAAAAGTTATACAGGATCGTATACACTGGCATATTTGTTTTTAGCTTTGTGTTTAATTGTATCTGGAATATTAATTTTTACTCTGTCAAAAAAACGTCCAACTGACTACCTTTAA
- a CDS encoding methyl-accepting chemotaxis protein encodes MKKFFKFFLDLSLRKKLGFSVFVSFLVFGLFLSGGGLLQLRNAFNISANYDVKTLYDGASMLLDSDILAAKQMAILLSKEPDVVSAIKSNNMAQLQTILVNYVKDHPGFFVTVVNTQGQVLMRGHDPERRLDILKEAVEVDKALKGEVVAGISKGNVSGLSIRAGAPIKDETGRIIGAVSTGMMISGSTSIVDQIKEKMGAEATFFDNDTRVSTTLTKQDGSRAIGTKMDNPKVIDTVLKEGKPLEIRNTLFGKPYYSYYAPLKDVDGKIIGMFFVAKSAEFYNSQLFNFTLIQFGLNLLAIIIGMVLLLFALEIFLMKPIYKTVDGIERIARGDISTKMQRVYEDEMGTIAKSIEKMRQSLVSIISNINSSSDEILKISEQLLKVSDSVSSAAKEASRTSEGTAKGVENLSNIAQKLTNSAQVLMRGITAIAKGAEEQATNASSIAESVANIAKNTDTFQKASLGVNNLANTVDKKAKNGHEILTKREELAERIAKAVDDLSKNIGILDQRSDDIGKIVDLISNIADQTNLLALNAAIEAARAGDAGRGFAVVADEVRKLAEESQKAANEIANLINETRRETKAASASMTEALSEVDAGRSLSSEVMESFNLITVNIAGLLKQITRARESANEVINGIKNIEANVSNLAALSEEYSASANEMNDAALEVQKEVENVAAIAEESAASTEEICATTQEQTGMMEQLKVISASLKEKVEGLDKEVDKFKL; translated from the coding sequence ATGAAAAAGTTCTTTAAATTTTTTTTAGATCTATCTTTAAGAAAGAAATTAGGGTTTTCTGTTTTTGTAAGTTTTCTTGTTTTTGGCCTATTTCTGTCGGGTGGGGGCCTGTTGCAGCTAAGAAATGCTTTCAATATCTCTGCAAACTATGACGTAAAGACCCTTTATGACGGTGCAAGCATGCTTCTTGATAGCGACATTTTAGCAGCAAAGCAGATGGCTATATTACTTTCAAAAGAACCAGACGTAGTTTCTGCGATAAAGTCAAACAATATGGCACAACTTCAAACTATTTTGGTTAATTATGTAAAGGATCATCCAGGATTTTTTGTTACGGTTGTGAACACTCAGGGACAGGTTTTGATGAGAGGGCACGATCCTGAAAGGAGACTTGATATATTAAAAGAGGCAGTTGAAGTAGATAAGGCTCTTAAGGGAGAGGTGGTAGCAGGAATTTCCAAAGGCAATGTTAGTGGTCTTTCTATTAGAGCGGGTGCCCCTATAAAAGACGAAACGGGTAGGATCATTGGTGCAGTTTCGACAGGTATGATGATATCCGGATCTACCTCCATCGTGGATCAAATTAAAGAAAAGATGGGCGCAGAAGCGACGTTTTTTGATAATGACACGCGAGTAAGCACTACTCTCACAAAACAAGATGGATCTAGGGCTATTGGAACAAAGATGGACAATCCAAAGGTCATAGATACAGTTTTAAAGGAAGGTAAACCCTTAGAGATTAGGAATACTTTATTTGGCAAACCTTACTATTCGTATTATGCTCCATTGAAAGACGTAGACGGTAAAATAATAGGGATGTTTTTTGTAGCAAAAAGTGCTGAATTTTATAATTCTCAATTGTTTAACTTCACTTTAATTCAATTTGGCCTTAATTTGCTCGCAATAATAATTGGTATGGTTCTTCTTTTGTTTGCCTTGGAAATATTCTTGATGAAGCCTATATATAAGACTGTTGACGGAATAGAGAGAATAGCAAGAGGGGATATTAGTACTAAAATGCAGCGAGTATACGAAGACGAAATGGGAACTATTGCAAAATCCATTGAAAAAATGAGGCAGAGCCTTGTAAGCATCATTTCTAACATTAACTCTTCATCAGATGAAATTTTAAAGATCTCTGAACAACTCTTAAAAGTGTCGGATTCTGTATCATCTGCAGCAAAGGAGGCATCCAGGACTTCTGAAGGAACCGCAAAGGGCGTAGAGAACCTGTCTAATATTGCACAGAAGTTGACAAATAGCGCTCAGGTACTCATGAGGGGTATTACTGCAATTGCAAAGGGAGCAGAAGAGCAAGCTACAAACGCCTCTTCAATTGCGGAAAGCGTTGCAAACATTGCAAAGAATACTGATACCTTTCAGAAGGCTTCGTTAGGGGTTAATAACCTTGCTAACACTGTTGATAAAAAAGCTAAAAACGGTCACGAGATACTTACAAAGAGAGAAGAATTGGCAGAGAGGATTGCAAAAGCAGTTGACGATTTGTCCAAAAATATTGGTATTCTCGATCAAAGATCTGATGATATTGGAAAAATTGTTGACTTAATTTCAAATATAGCTGATCAGACAAATCTCTTGGCTTTAAACGCTGCTATTGAGGCAGCAAGAGCTGGAGATGCAGGAAGGGGGTTTGCTGTTGTTGCTGATGAAGTTAGAAAACTTGCAGAAGAGTCTCAGAAAGCAGCAAACGAAATAGCTAACTTGATTAACGAAACTAGAAGAGAAACTAAAGCTGCATCAGCTTCTATGACAGAGGCGCTCTCAGAAGTAGATGCTGGGAGGTCTCTGTCTTCAGAGGTTATGGAATCCTTTAATTTGATTACTGTCAACATTGCAGGACTTTTGAAGCAGATAACAAGAGCTAGAGAGAGCGCAAATGAGGTTATAAATGGCATAAAAAATATTGAGGCGAATGTCAGTAATCTTGCTGCTCTTTCAGAAGAGTATTCAGCTAGTGCTAATGAGATGAACGATGCTGCCCTGGAAGTTCAAAAAGAAGTTGAAAACGTTGCTGCAATTGCAGAAGAGAGTGCTGCATCTACAGAAGAAATCTGTGCCACCACTCAGGAGCAAACTGGAATGATGGAACAACTTAAGGTGATTTCGGCTTCTCTTAAGGAAAAAGTAGAAGGACTTGATAAAGAAGTAGATAAGTTTAAACTCTAA
- the groL gene encoding chaperonin GroEL (60 kDa chaperone family; promotes refolding of misfolded polypeptides especially under stressful conditions; forms two stacked rings of heptamers to form a barrel-shaped 14mer; ends can be capped by GroES; misfolded proteins enter the barrel where they are refolded when GroES binds), producing MAAKMIAFDEEARRALEKGVNAVADAVKVTLGPKGRNVVLEKKWGSPTITNDGVTIAKEIELEDPYENMGAQLLKEVASKTNDIAGDGTTTATVLAQAMVQEGLKMVAAGASPLSIKRGIEKAVEVVIQEIKKMSLPVETKEAIAQVATISANDRFIGEKVAEAMDKVGKDGVITVEESKGIETSVDIVEGMEFDKGYVSPYLVTDPERMEAELDEPYILITDKKISVLKDILPILEEIARNGKPMLIIAEDLEGEALATIVVNKLRKTLNVVAVKAPGFGDRRKAMLQDIAILTGGDVISEDVGLKLENTKIENLGRAEKVKVTKEKTTIINGKGSVEAIKGRIAQIKKEIEQTDSNYDREKLQERLAKLSGGVAVIKVGAATETELKEKKHRMEDALSATRAAVEEGIVPGGGATLIHALKALDNLQFDGEEKVGLDIVKKALQVPCKQIASNAGFEGSVVVARLKEEKPGIGFDASNGTYVDMVKSGIVDPAKVTRSAVQNAASIAGMILTTNTLVADKPKKESAPAAPGGMGGMGGMGDF from the coding sequence ATGGCTGCTAAAATGATAGCATTTGATGAAGAGGCAAGGAGAGCTCTTGAAAAGGGCGTAAACGCTGTTGCTGATGCTGTAAAGGTGACTTTAGGACCAAAAGGAAGAAATGTGGTATTGGAAAAAAAGTGGGGATCGCCTACCATTACTAATGATGGTGTAACCATTGCCAAGGAAATTGAATTAGAAGATCCATATGAAAATATGGGAGCCCAGCTTTTGAAAGAAGTTGCTTCTAAGACTAATGATATAGCGGGTGATGGAACAACAACTGCGACTGTTCTAGCCCAGGCTATGGTTCAGGAAGGCCTTAAGATGGTTGCAGCAGGTGCTTCTCCTCTTTCAATTAAGAGAGGCATAGAAAAAGCTGTAGAAGTAGTAATACAAGAGATTAAAAAAATGAGCTTACCCGTTGAGACAAAAGAGGCTATTGCACAGGTGGCGACCATTTCGGCCAACGATAGGTTTATTGGTGAAAAGGTTGCTGAAGCGATGGACAAGGTTGGAAAAGATGGCGTAATAACTGTAGAAGAGTCAAAGGGTATTGAAACCAGCGTTGATATAGTTGAGGGTATGGAGTTTGATAAAGGTTATGTTTCCCCATATCTGGTTACCGATCCTGAAAGAATGGAAGCAGAGCTTGATGAACCATATATCTTAATTACCGATAAAAAGATAAGTGTCTTAAAAGATATCTTGCCCATTCTTGAAGAGATAGCTAGAAATGGCAAACCAATGCTTATTATTGCCGAGGATTTAGAAGGTGAAGCACTTGCAACGATCGTTGTGAACAAGCTTAGAAAAACCCTGAATGTGGTTGCTGTAAAGGCACCTGGTTTTGGAGACAGAAGAAAGGCTATGCTTCAGGATATAGCGATACTCACTGGCGGAGATGTGATATCAGAAGATGTAGGTTTGAAACTTGAAAATACCAAGATTGAGAACCTTGGAAGAGCTGAAAAGGTAAAGGTTACAAAGGAAAAGACTACAATAATTAATGGTAAAGGTTCCGTTGAGGCTATTAAAGGAAGAATAGCTCAGATTAAAAAAGAAATTGAGCAGACAGATTCCAATTATGACAGAGAAAAACTCCAAGAGCGTTTGGCTAAGCTTTCAGGAGGAGTAGCTGTAATCAAAGTAGGAGCTGCTACAGAAACCGAGCTTAAGGAAAAGAAACATCGTATGGAAGACGCTCTTTCAGCTACTCGTGCTGCAGTCGAAGAAGGCATTGTTCCTGGCGGCGGCGCAACCCTGATACACGCTTTGAAAGCTCTTGACAACTTGCAGTTTGATGGTGAGGAAAAAGTAGGGCTTGACATCGTAAAGAAAGCGCTTCAGGTTCCTTGCAAGCAAATAGCTTCAAATGCTGGTTTTGAGGGTTCAGTTGTTGTAGCAAGACTGAAGGAAGAGAAGCCGGGCATTGGATTTGATGCTTCCAACGGAACTTATGTGGATATGGTTAAGAGTGGTATTGTGGATCCTGCAAAGGTAACGCGTTCAGCAGTTCAGAATGCTGCGTCAATTGCAGGTATGATACTTACTACAAATACTCTTGTTGCTGATAAACCCAAGAAAGAATCGGCTCCAGCAGCCCCTGGCGGAATGGGCGGAATGGGCGGAATGGGAGACTTCTAA